A stretch of DNA from Cryptomeria japonica chromosome 4, Sugi_1.0, whole genome shotgun sequence:
TAGTACCTGGTATGATAAGAGTTAACATTGCGTGCTCCTTTTTCATTTCCATCCAAGGGGGAAGATTGTTGTTAATAATTAAAATTGGCCAAACAAAATATGTTGTTCTAAGATCTCGAAAAGGATTTACACCATCCATTGCCAAAGAAATTCTTGCATTCCTTGGCTCATTTCTTAAATGTGGCCATTTTTCCTCAATCTCTTTCCAATATTTGCTATTTGCGGCCATACGCATGACACCATCTTGGCTCCTCCCACGTAAATGATAATCCATATATTTTGCCAACTCCTTGCATTTGAACATCCTCTCGAACCTTGGCTTTAGTGGAATGTGTCGTAGTACTTTATAAGGAACCTTCTTGGATACTTGATCTTGACGATATCTATTTGTGTGACACATTGGGCATTGCTGCAAATTTGCATTCCTTCCATAGTACAATATATGGTCATTTGGACATGCATCATATGTATTGTACTCCATTCCAATGTCTTTCATTACTGAAGATACTTCTCTATGAGAACGAGGCAACTTATTGTCC
This window harbors:
- the LOC131066792 gene encoding uncharacterized protein LOC131066792 isoform X2, with protein sequence MLLLNLKVTHGLTNTCFTNILRLLANKILPKDNKLPRSHREVSSVMKDIGMEYNTYDACPNDHILYYGRNANLQQCPMCHTNRYRQDQVSKKVPYKVLRHIPLKPRFERMFKCKELAKYMDYHLRGRSQDGVMRMAANSKYWKEIEEKWPHLRNEPRNARISLAMDGVNPFRDLRTTYFVWPILIINNNLPPWMEMKKEHAMLTLIIPGKYQVKDMDVYMELLIDELRELWDGVNMLDVSRPINDRNFLFQAMLI